One window of the Pseudomonas sihuiensis genome contains the following:
- a CDS encoding HutD/Ves family protein, which translates to MPCTLLDPTTARAMPWKNGGGSTVELAISPADAGLEDFAWRISTAQVAVDGAFSSFPGIDRSLAVLAGNGVCLQRADGQREMLLSGGAIAVFGGEEAISAHLLDGPITDLNLMTRRGVWKHELQLLEWQGEQALQNDAEILLLWNAAPEALHYQLPEGGQQVLAAHSGVLLENEQGRLTLESDQPSLLYVSRMRRG; encoded by the coding sequence ATGCCCTGCACCCTGCTCGACCCCACAACTGCCCGCGCAATGCCCTGGAAGAACGGTGGCGGCTCCACCGTGGAATTGGCTATTTCGCCAGCGGATGCCGGCCTGGAGGATTTCGCCTGGCGCATCAGCACTGCGCAGGTGGCGGTGGATGGTGCCTTTTCCAGCTTCCCGGGCATCGACCGCAGCTTGGCCGTGCTCGCCGGTAACGGCGTGTGCCTGCAACGCGCCGACGGGCAGCGCGAAATGCTGCTCAGCGGTGGCGCCATAGCCGTGTTCGGCGGTGAAGAAGCGATCAGCGCCCATCTGCTGGACGGCCCGATCACCGATCTCAACCTGATGACGCGACGCGGCGTCTGGAAGCATGAGTTGCAGTTGCTTGAGTGGCAGGGCGAACAGGCGCTGCAGAACGATGCCGAGATTTTGCTGCTGTGGAATGCCGCGCCCGAAGCTCTGCACTATCAACTGCCAGAGGGCGGTCAGCAGGTGCTGGCAGCACACAGTGGTGTGCTGCTGGAGAACGAGCAGGGGCGCCTCACACTGGAAAGTGATCAGCCATCGCTACTCTACGTTAGCCGAATGCGCAGAGGCTGA
- a CDS encoding OprD family porin, whose product MSFRRKTLLALAISTATGAPLALASQAESQGFIEDSHLKFMTRNLYWNHDRHGGADDRREWGQGFRLDYTSGYTQGTLGFGVDLSAYSAIKLDGGRGYSGQAGVLVPDGEGTKDAAGSAGASVKMRLSNTELRYGNNLRPYNPVFAPADARLVPGTATGFWLTSSEWAGLDLEAGHMTASKDFNSTNSDDDFHASYAGVSTDTVDFVGGNYAITDNLSVSLYGSEYKDIWRQYYANTNYTYSLSDDQSLNFDFNIYRSNDEGRKLAGEIGVTAWSFAAAYTVGAHTFKVTHQRINGDQPFDYLGMGPGTFHDSIYLANSSQLVDFNGPNERSWGLFYDLNMASYGVPGLTFHARYIRGTDVDGSKMDPSSPYAYYADSEDHWERDLAVGYVVQSGPAKDLSFKLRQATHRIGNGKSDVSSDQVRLIIEFPYEIF is encoded by the coding sequence ATGTCATTTCGCAGAAAAACACTACTGGCCCTGGCCATCAGCACCGCAACGGGGGCACCACTGGCCTTGGCCAGTCAGGCCGAAAGCCAGGGTTTCATCGAAGACAGCCACCTGAAGTTCATGACCCGCAACCTCTACTGGAATCACGATCGCCATGGCGGTGCTGATGACCGGCGCGAATGGGGCCAAGGTTTTCGCCTCGACTACACCTCCGGCTATACCCAGGGCACCCTTGGCTTCGGCGTCGACCTGAGCGCCTATTCGGCGATCAAGCTCGATGGTGGTCGTGGATACTCTGGACAGGCGGGCGTACTGGTACCGGATGGCGAAGGCACCAAGGACGCAGCAGGCTCTGCCGGCGCCTCGGTGAAGATGCGCCTGTCCAACACCGAACTGCGTTATGGCAACAACCTGCGTCCTTACAACCCGGTTTTCGCACCGGCCGATGCGCGCCTGGTTCCGGGCACCGCTACCGGATTCTGGCTGACCAGTTCAGAGTGGGCAGGCCTGGACCTCGAAGCCGGACACATGACCGCCTCCAAGGACTTCAACAGCACAAACAGCGACGATGATTTCCACGCATCCTACGCCGGCGTCAGCACGGATACCGTGGACTTCGTCGGCGGCAACTACGCCATCACCGACAACCTCAGCGTCAGCCTCTATGGCTCGGAGTACAAGGACATCTGGCGTCAGTACTACGCCAACACCAACTACACCTACTCGCTGAGTGACGATCAGAGCCTGAACTTCGACTTCAACATCTATCGCTCGAATGACGAAGGTCGCAAGCTGGCCGGCGAGATCGGCGTCACCGCCTGGTCGTTCGCCGCCGCTTACACCGTCGGCGCGCACACCTTCAAGGTGACTCACCAACGCATCAATGGCGACCAGCCATTCGACTACCTGGGCATGGGGCCAGGCACTTTCCATGATTCCATCTACCTGGCCAACTCCTCGCAACTGGTGGATTTCAACGGCCCGAACGAACGCTCCTGGGGTCTGTTCTACGACCTCAACATGGCCAGCTATGGCGTGCCCGGTCTGACCTTCCACGCCCGCTACATCCGTGGTACCGACGTCGATGGCAGCAAGATGGATCCGAGCAGCCCCTACGCCTACTACGCTGACAGCGAAGACCACTGGGAACGCGATCTCGCCGTGGGCTATGTGGTGCAGAGTGGCCCGGCCAAGGACCTGTCCTTCAAGTTGCGTCAGGCCACCCACCGTATCGGCAACGGCAAGTCCGACGTGTCCTCAGATCAGGTTCGCCTGATCATCGAGTTCCCGTACGAGATTTTCTGA